In the genome of [Mycoplasma] phocae, one region contains:
- a CDS encoding acetate/propionate family kinase, which translates to MSKILIINAGSSSIKWNLFSSELKIEAKGVAQRIKLNNGILSLEHNNKKEDLKFELPSFLETVKILVSLWKERNIIKDFSEISQVAFRVVNGGIHMQSTCEVTEESLKFLKDSIDLAPLHNPGALNAIEAFKEYLPNAKMTLHFDTSFHKTLSRIAYTYPINAKISEELNIRKYGFHGLNHHYISQKTAEILNKESVNIVSMHIGNGASLCAIENGQSIDTSMGFTPLAGIMMGSRSGDIDPSIIQYIMKAKNMNVDEVTKMLNEQSGMLGVSQISSDLRDVQKVKNTNSQAQFALNLYTRKIADYLINYLNKINGKIDAIVFTAGVGENDAYVRKEVINKIKLIKLEIDDDANENLKYTDYKLISTKNSLIPIYVIRAEEELYMAKEAIEFFK; encoded by the coding sequence ATGTCAAAAATATTAATAATAAATGCTGGGTCAAGTTCAATTAAATGAAATTTATTTTCATCAGAATTGAAAATTGAGGCAAAAGGCGTGGCTCAACGCATCAAATTGAATAACGGAATTTTGTCATTGGAACATAATAACAAAAAAGAAGATTTAAAATTTGAATTGCCATCATTTTTAGAAACAGTTAAAATTCTTGTATCACTATGAAAAGAGCGAAATATCATTAAGGATTTTTCTGAAATTTCTCAAGTAGCTTTTCGGGTTGTAAATGGTGGAATTCACATGCAATCAACATGCGAAGTTACCGAAGAATCACTTAAATTTTTAAAAGATTCAATTGATTTAGCACCTTTACATAATCCTGGCGCTTTGAATGCTATTGAAGCTTTTAAAGAGTATCTACCAAATGCTAAAATGACTTTGCATTTTGATACATCATTTCACAAAACTCTTTCAAGAATAGCTTACACATATCCAATTAATGCTAAAATTAGCGAAGAACTTAACATTAGAAAATATGGTTTTCACGGACTAAATCATCATTATATTTCTCAAAAAACTGCGGAAATTCTTAACAAGGAATCAGTTAATATTGTTAGTATGCATATTGGCAATGGAGCTAGTTTATGTGCAATAGAAAACGGTCAATCAATTGATACTTCAATGGGCTTCACTCCACTAGCGGGAATTATGATGGGAAGCCGTTCGGGTGATATTGATCCATCAATCATTCAATATATTATGAAAGCTAAAAATATGAATGTTGATGAGGTTACAAAAATGCTAAATGAGCAATCTGGAATGTTGGGGGTTAGTCAAATTTCATCTGATTTAAGAGATGTTCAAAAAGTTAAAAATACAAATTCACAAGCACAATTTGCGCTTAATTTATATACAAGAAAAATTGCTGATTATTTGATAAATTACTTAAATAAAATTAATGGCAAAATTGATGCAATAGTTTTTACCGCTGGAGTGGGGGAAAATGATGCCTATGTTCGCAAGGAAGTAATTAATAAAATTAAGTTAATTAAACTTGAAATTGATGATGATGCAAATGAAAATTTAAAATATACTGACTATAAGTTAATATCAACTAAGAATAGTCTTATTCCAATTTATGTCATAAGAGCTGAAGAAGAGTTGTATATGGCAAAAGAAGCAATTGAATTTTTTAAATAG